The window TCACAAGAGCAAAGATCAGTATACCAGCCCTTCCAGCAGATGATGTGTAATTGATTGTGATTATGCATTTTCACTGAAGTGTTTTTCCACTTGCTCATCTCTTTTCAGATGAACTTTGTAGTTCCAGTGACCTGCTTTTAAAGATCTTCTATTTTACACTCGCTATTGATgtgtttatttgtaaaatacagTGAATTGAATTGTATGcttaaaaaatggcaaaaataccAACCACCGGAAAACCAAAGTAGACTAATTTTGGTATACTGATGCTGATTTTGTACAGTTTGTATGTATtgcatgtgtgtttttattttgtaaagatGGAACAAAGGCAGTACCAAGCATGTATAGTGTTGAACTGCACTGTGTTGAGAAATATTACGTTCAACAGAAGAGtatctttattttcatgtgaGCAGACTGTGAAGATGGCTGTTTTGCCATGCAATATTTTTGTACAAGAGTGTGACTTTCATAGTTTAAAGTTAACCACAAGTGAAAGCTCCTTTCCAAAACATCAAGGCTGCCTCACAACAGCTGCTAATCAAGATTCATCACTCACACTggaattttgtttctgaaaacaaatttttctggttttgttttctaatactTTGTAGGAAGCTACAGAGTTCAGAGTTTAGTTTTGTGAATGGACAGTACGTTAACCTGCACTGAAAGGTTTCTTGTATGTGTAGGAGAGTGGGCCAAGCAAGGCAGGCAAGTAACGCTAAAAACTTATGAGACTACCAAAAAGGggcagctgctttctgaactgAAAGGTGAATCAGATTCATAGTACCAACATTGAAATTGGAATAGTTATAACCACTGTACACTTAAAAATGAGAGCTTCTCTATGTTAATCTTTTGTCCTAGAGGCTGTCTTATTGCCAGCTAGGAATACATAAAAGTGTTTGTTAGGTTTACAAATGTGAATATGTTTTCATTGAAGTATTTGtaccagaagaaaaatctgtcacATAGTAACTCAGATATCAGAAGTCTTGCTGGAAAGGTAAAccctttctgaaaaagaaaagttcctGACTAGAAGTTTTCACATATTTTGGTACcataaagtaacattttttttaaatacagttgaCCCTGTATACAGCTGAGGGTGCACAGGTTTAATAAAGAGATGTGAATGGCATGTTTCAGATTTCTCTTACATGCTAAGGAGAAGCATCAACTTGGATATATTTTGCTAGAAGTCCAGAATATCAGGTGTAGGTGTTTAAGCAGCCCTGTCTTGGTGAAgcagttggggttttttgtgggtaCCGTGTAAGTAGGTGGACATTGCAGATAAtaggattattttattttccacttaCTATGTTGCACTCCGGTGTATTTAATTAATTGGCTGAAGTTTTCTTCCCCAAGCAACAAGCCATGTATATATGGACTTCATCTTTCAAAAAGGCTATAATTACTTGGtgagaaaatggaagcaaaTATAACCACAATATGGTAGCAGCTGTCTCAAATTCAAAGTGACAATTCTGTGAGGAGAGGTCTGTGTAACACCCAAGGGTTTTCTTATGCACAAATACATCAGTTCACTTAAATGTATAGACAAACATGCTACTTTGGGCAAGATGACTGACTGAACATGCTTTATGAATGCCCCATTTGTTTTTCGTTTCTGAGGTTTGAGATAACATTCACGTTTGAAaggtcaatttaaaaaaaaatctgaaattatttatgTAGAGGTGAAATGAAGGTTGACAATTTCAACTTCTCAATTTGATTATGTAAGTTGTTTGTAGAATGATGTTTAGAGGTGTActttatgatttttcttttatttatttacagtctTATTTATGTTCTGTTTAATATAGTTCAGTTCTGgccataaaaatatttgacatgGAGGATGCtattgtgaaaaatatttagagCTAAACAAATTCTTGCCAGGTTAGCTATATTTCTAAAAAAGTATTGTAGTCTGATTCGTAAGGATAAGGTGAGGTTGAAATTCAAGTATTGCTGGCTTTAGCTTgcaaaactcatttaaaaatgagagaCTTAAACATATTCATGTTCCTTGATTTCCAAATTGGTAAAGTTGAACATACTTATAGGCAGCTTTTAACAATTTGGGGGTTGgtgttttggagtttttttacTAATTCAGATTACTCACACTTGAAACACTCAATAGAATAAGCTAAAATAATACATACAAATAAACCCCCATGagtttaaaattataaatatttctcttgaaTTGGAATTTACTCTGCGCAGCAGGGTACAACGAATGTAATTAGTTCTATTTCCAGGTACCAATGTCACTGCAGTTGCATATATCAAAGTCTAAATACTACTGGTACAAGAATATTTAGCCAAGGAGCAAAGTTTAGCAGAAATTGTTATAGAATAcaaatcaaataattttaaggtttttggttttttactatTGTTATGTTTATACTATATAAAATATCAAATGCTCAGGACTGAACTAAATATTTAATCAGGTTATATTCTGAATGTGTTTCTGTTCtaattttgtttgtaaaagTATGCAACTACATCACATAGATTAACTTGTCTCTGCACTTTCCATGTGTTTCAGTgattggaaaatacattttttaacaaAGCTCTTTTCCAGGCCAGTGTTTCATGTAATTGTTTTATTGCTGGTTTATGTCTTTATATGCTCTGCAGAAACAGATGGCTGCTACAGCTTTGTCAATGTAAAATCATTGCAATTTATAGAAAGTTCACATCAATCGCTGACAAGTCTTAGGATAAGTTATATAGAAACTGATGCATATACTTGAAGTTAGTTCTTTACATTCATTAAGTAAAAACTGCAATAGCAATGAACACGGGCAACTCTCCACTGGACAAAGTCTCCTTATTACTTGGAGACAGTTGCtttccagagagagagagattgtGCAGGGATACACTCCATCTATCTCTCTCCCCTTGTATTACATGACATTATGTCTGGGAACACTTGTTTACACTGGTGTAAATGATACAAGTCCAGGGAACCTCATTCAAGGTAGTATTGTATTAGGTTTTTGTAATGCGTATCGAACTGGCACTACAAACTGTTTCAGGATTTCAAtactatttttgtaaaaaagacATTGTTTAAAGCAGCCTCCGTAGGAGTTCCACCATTTAAAATCTGGTCAAGTCTCTGTATTTGCctagagataaaaaaaaaatatatactcacttattaaaaaaaaaaaaaaaaaatctgcaattgATCAGATTTTGGAGAAATACAGTGGTGACTTAAATCTCCACAGCTCGTCAATCATTGTAATTAAATTTGAAGGTAAATAGTGATTAAAGGGATTACTTAGCAAGAAACAGTCCTTCTCCTCCAATCTTGTAAACAGTAACCTGTCTGTTCAGCAGACCTTTCTTACTGTAATGCAGGAGTAAGAAATCTGAAAACCTTATATCTACCCTTTTTGAAGTCTTCCATTTCCAGATGTTGCTGGGTGTCTTGCATATCTGGCATTGCATACTTTGCTCTGGTAACTGATGGCCAGACGATAAGCAGGTTGTGGAGAGGAGTAGAGATCTCTCTAGAATTATAAAGAAATCCACCAAACCAACCACTGAGCAGTGCATCCCCTGGGATGTCTTCATCCCAAAATTCCTGCTTTATAGAAGTGACAATCCAAGAAACAGGGACTAAGGCCAGAACTCCAGCCATCCACAGGAGTAGTCCTCCAAGTACTAACAGCTGTTTCTTTACTGTCTGCTATGTATCCTCCATCTTTAGGCAGTCCAAACCACGACCAGAGATCACATGGCTCAGAATTCTAGAGGCAAAGCTAGGAAAGAATCAAAACCTTTATACTGTGCTCCTCCTACATCTTGGACTATACAGAATTTGCCAGGGTCCAAAGCTCCAGTACACTTAAGTCTAAGTTGAGATTTTTCCAGTCTGGTAAATAGTTACAGGTACCAGTTAAAATCCATCCTAGTACAGCCAACAGAAGTCCAAGTAACTGTAGCCTGTGTCTGTGGACCAAGTTCATTTTTAACAGTAACAGAAGCTCTAAACCACTCActttttcagacactgttctGTTCAATTCTTTGTCATACCAAACATAAACAAAAGTTAAAACCATGCTTTATAAAGCATGAAATActcctccctctcctgcttTGCGTTGCCTGGTTCCACCTGCAGTGTTTGGGAATAGGGAGGTAGCAAGATAAATAACTGAAGGGTGTGGCCACAGCTGGGCTCACTTTTCattagttttggtttgtttgtttgtttgttttttaagaaaagcatgTATTTTACTTTCCATCAATCTGCTAAAGTATTACAACAGTTCTGCTGGTTTGGCATCTCgcagtttgttttcaaattaagtTCCAACACCACATTGATAGATTTCTGCTTAGAGCAAATGAAGCTGTCTGCTTTGTGGCTGCTTAAATAGAATTTGTTTAAAGTCAAAGGTTCCACGTTCAGAACAACATGTTGCTCTAAATGAATGGAGCTTAGGGAGCCTTTGATTGGAGGCATAACGCCTCCATACCTGTATCAGAAAAAGATAgtgtaagtattttttaaagtagcgTTTCCCAGACCATTTTTGTTGCATAAAGTATGCAGGTGCCAGAAACACTTAGAATAACTTGTATGAGCAGCTTAATGTGCTAGACTGGGAAAACACAGTTGCTATGAAGCACCCGCCCTGTAACACCCCATGCACAAAAAGACATCTGCAAAGCTTGCTAGAATTTCAGAAACCTACAGTTTTCTCAGCACAACAATTTCCAAGtatacagaaaaacaacctGATGCAATGCATGTATTTAGTCTGTTTAGGATGTGAAAACTCTCGAGTTTTTATGTCCCTAGATTAGGCAAGTGGAAAACTGCAACAGGGAGTCAAGCTTTGAGGCTCATTTAATTGGTGGATATAAAAAGGAAGCATATTCTGGTTAAAAGCCAAGCTGTAAAGGAACATGCATATTCATTTTCAGGATTTTACAGTGCAGttgagaaagcaaaagcaacttTTCTGTGCAGTCTATGAAAACTTCAGCATTCTGCTGTGAAACACAGTTTTAAACAGTTCTGCAGGTGAGAAAACACACCACCTTCCAGGACCAGTTATGGAGAAAACACCTAAGTTTAGGAAATCAGCTAGATAACAAAGAGTCCTTTGAATTACTACTGGAACAAGCTTCTGGCTTGCATGAGGGTTTGAAAAAGACAAGGCAGTCTTTCCGTACTACTTAAAACCTCCTATTTTAAGGCCCAGTTTCAGTTTCCAAGTGTTGACACTGATCTTGCTGTTCTGCTACTGTGTAACGGACCGAAGATGGATGGATTTCAGTCGAACAGACTGTGCAATTAAGAAGGGATCCTCCTAATATGAGACAAAATCCAGCAAGCCAGCCAACAAATAACGCTTCCCCAAAATCCCACCTGGGAACAATATCTGGTATATTCTCATCCCAAAATTCCTGGACTGTGGAGTGGGCAACCCAAGAAACTGGGACAGTAGCTGTAATCCCCGATATCCAGAAGAGCATTCCTCCAAACAGCAACAGCCGCTTCTTTTGTTCCTGTTGTCTTTCACCAATTTTCAAACAGTCCAACCCAAATCCTGAGACCAAGAGGCCCAAAAGCCCTGAtccattggaaaaaaacatcaaaatcCTAGAAATCCTGAGCTCTGGAGGCAAAGCTAGGAAAGAATCAAAGTCCTTGCACTGCATCCCCCCTTCTTCCTGGACAACACAAGCTTGCCAGAGTCCCATGGTCCAGATCTCCAGTTCATTCAGTTCCAAGTTAAGATTTTTCCACTGGGGTAAATAGGTGGTGAGACAGGATAGGACCCATcccaccagagagaagagtatGCCACTTAATTGCATCATTGGTCGATGCACCAAGGCCATTATAAGGGCAGAGTCTTAAAAGCTTGCGGAGGAAGGTCTCCCCAGCAGTTCTGGAACAACTGCTACCTTGAGGGAAGGTGGAAGCTATGACGATTTTACTTCTCTGCTGCCCCAAATATAAGCCTTTGCTATTAACCCTTTGTAGGCtctgaaacacttttttgttCTTCACAAGTATAAAGTTTCATATAAAGGACGAAGGACTTCACTAAACCATGAGTTAGGCTTTCCGATAAGGATTTGATCTGTTACCTTCCAATTTGCTTGGTAAAATTATATCCCAGTGCCTGATGATTACAAGCCTGAGGATGAACAAAGAGGGCTCTATGACCCCTCACcctaaaacacaacagaaatctTTGTGCTTCAATACGGATTAATTAGATTTTAAGTGGTGATAAAAAGTCAGCTCTGTGTGCAACAGGACTTCATTGTAATAGCTAAATTTGAGATTTCAGGGATGTAAATCAAGGCCTTGTAAAGAAAGGTGGACTGTTTGCCTATAATCTTTATTCTTAGACTTCCTCAACATACATAAAACGGCTTATCTTCCACTGCCCTGTTTTACATCCCCAGCACTGTAAAAGACACTTTGTAAAAGATCCTTATGTTTCACATTTTCTacattcatttcttttaaaataggcTTTGTTTTGACTGACTATTAAGGGGAAAAGGAGACGGATATGGTGAAAGTCCCATAGAAAATGAAATCCTAGACATCCCTCCCACCGTAATGAACCCAGGCAGGTCAGCAACCAGCATAAACTTTACCTGCCCCAGGACTTCACCATGGTAGCAGCTTACACCAGCTCAGTGTCCCCTTTCCTAGCGCACATGTCCCAGATGGCACAGAGTGTATCCACTTAGTGTTTAACAACATTTGGCACTCAGTGCTCCCAGGGCCAGGAATGCCTAGTACCTTTCTGATCAAAGCAAGATACCATTATGCCACTACCCCGTTAGGAAACCctgcttttttctgctctcctaTCAGCTACATTTGTGCTTGTCCACTGAGTCAGCAAGGAGAACATTTGTCTGCTGTTCCCCTCTGCAGATGTAAGAACACAGCCTGTACAGGAGGGAGCTGAGCAGTGtgaacacatgcacacacgtaCAACACGGAGGTGCTTCTCAGTCTTTCTTGACTTCATTTCCTAGATGCAATAATGTACTTA of the Caloenas nicobarica isolate bCalNic1 chromosome 4, bCalNic1.hap1, whole genome shotgun sequence genome contains:
- the LOC135988527 gene encoding claudin-22-like; protein product: MALVHRPMMQLSGILFSLVGWVLSCLTTYLPQWKNLNLELNELEIWTMGLWQACVVQEEGGMQCKDFDSFLALPPELRISRILMFFSNGSGLLGLLVSGFGLDCLKIGERQQEQKKRLLLFGGMLFWISGITATVPVSWVAHSTVQEFWDENIPDIVPRWDFGEALFVGWLAGFCLILGGSLLNCTVCSTEIHPSSVRYTVAEQQDQCQHLETETGP